TATTTAATAATAAAAATATTTTTTTTACTAAAGTTAAGCCTAAACCATTTCCATCTATTCTTGAAAAGTTTTCTCCTCTATTAAAAGGAATAAATATTTTTTCTAAATCCATATTTTTATTTGGTAACATTTTATTTGTTACTTTTAAGATATTATTTTTTAACTCTATATTTACCTCTTTATCATCTTCAGAATACTTTAGACTATTTTGAATTATATTCTCCAATGCAATTTGTAAAAATTCTTTATCTATACATACTTTTGTTTCCTCTATATCTAAATTGACAATTAAATTTTTAGAAAGCTCTATATAATCATAACGTTCTACTATTTTTAGAATCAACTCTTTTAATTCAACTTTTTCATTTTTTATACTTTTTAAAACATCCAATTTTGATAAAATTAATAGCTTTGAAATTAATTCTTTAGTATAATAGCTCTCTCTTAGTATAGTTTTATAAGTTTCTAATGTCTCTAAATCTACATTTTCATTTTTCATTAAAACTTGAACTTTAGATGAAATTATTGTAATTGGAGTTTTTAATTCATGAGATGTATTAGAGACAAATGATTCTAAATCATTGATTGCTATTTCTAATTTTTCACTCATTACCTTTATATTTTCGCTAAGCTCACCTAATTCATCATCTCTTTTTATTTCTAAGTTAGATTTAAAATTCAATTTGGATATCTCTTTTGTATTATTTTGCAATATTTCTATATCTCTTACAAACTTCTTAGAAAATAATTTTCCAAAAATTAAACTTATAAAAATTGCTATAAAAGCACCTAATAAATTAAAATAACCAATCTCTTTTTTATAATAATTTAAAATGGATAACGAGGTTCTTATAGACACCCATCTATTTTTAATTTTTTCATTATATAATAAAATTTTAGCTTCTGTCAGCCTTTGATTTTTTATAAAGAATTTTTTACTCTCTAAATTTTCAATTAAAAAACCACTTCCGCTCCCACCTCTATTATTTATCCACTTTTTTTCACCTTCAGCCATAATTAAAACTGTTATATCTTTTTTTTCTTTTAAGTTTTTTATATAATTCTCTAAATCTAGATTTTTACTATTAGAGATTAAATACTCAACTTCTCTTGCGATTTTAGGAAACTCCTCTTTCCTTTCTGAAATAAAATGACGTTCTAAAAAAAATACACTTATAGTGTAGCTTATACTCATTGCAATTACTATTATTAATGCTGAATACAGAAAAATTTTCTTTGATAAACTATCTCTCTTCAAAGATATACCCCACTCCTCTTACTGTTCCTATTAGCTCCTCATAATCACCTAGTTTTTTTCTTAATCTTTTAACAAGCGTATCTGAGGCTCTCTCATCAAATTCGTTATCTATCCCCCAAATCTCCAATAAAATATTATTTCTACTTAAAGGTTTATTTCTATTTTTTATAAAATATTCTAATAAATTTTGCTCTCTTGTTGAAAGATTTACTCTTTCATTTTTTATTTTTAATATTTCATCTTTAAAAGAATACTCCATATCTTTATATAGATACTCTTGTTGAATATTTAATTTTAAATATTTTTTTATTTTAGTCGAAAGAACATTTATACTAAACGGTTTTATAATATAATCATCTGCTCCTATTTCTAATCCATGAATCTCATCTAATTCAGAGTCTCTTGCTGTCATCATTATTATTGGAATCTCTGATTTTTTTCTAATATATTCACAAACTTCCCATCCA
The window above is part of the Cetobacterium somerae ATCC BAA-474 genome. Proteins encoded here:
- a CDS encoding sensor histidine kinase, with translation MKRDSLSKKIFLYSALIIVIAMSISYTISVFFLERHFISERKEEFPKIAREVEYLISNSKNLDLENYIKNLKEKKDITVLIMAEGEKKWINNRGGSGSGFLIENLESKKFFIKNQRLTEAKILLYNEKIKNRWVSIRTSLSILNYYKKEIGYFNLLGAFIAIFISLIFGKLFSKKFVRDIEILQNNTKEISKLNFKSNLEIKRDDELGELSENIKVMSEKLEIAINDLESFVSNTSHELKTPITIISSKVQVLMKNENVDLETLETYKTILRESYYTKELISKLLILSKLDVLKSIKNEKVELKELILKIVERYDYIELSKNLIVNLDIEETKVCIDKEFLQIALENIIQNSLKYSEDDKEVNIELKNNILKVTNKMLPNKNMDLEKIFIPFNRGENFSRIDGNGLGLTLVKKIFLLLN
- a CDS encoding response regulator transcription factor is translated as MKRLLIIEDEKELALSLESHFFNLNIEIKIALNGEIGIEFFESFKPDLVLLDVNLPLKNGWEVCEYIRKKSEIPIIMMTARDSELDEIHGLEIGADDYIIKPFSINVLSTKIKKYLKLNIQQEYLYKDMEYSFKDEILKIKNERVNLSTREQNLLEYFIKNRNKPLSRNNILLEIWGIDNEFDERASDTLVKRLRKKLGDYEELIGTVRGVGYIFEER